A region from the Lentimicrobiaceae bacterium genome encodes:
- the msrB gene encoding peptide-methionine (R)-S-oxide reductase MsrB: MENNRNKVTEKVFKSDEEWRKLLTPQQYNILRQKGTERPHTGIYDQFFVKGSYFCAACGLELFESGSKFDAGCGWPSFSSPAENAHIQENSDRSFGMVRTEVVCSRCGGHLGHVFNDGPPPTGLRYCINSASLVFKSTEQLESEKSKSDSISGQVSDE; this comes from the coding sequence ATGGAAAACAACAGAAATAAGGTAACTGAAAAGGTATTTAAAAGTGATGAAGAATGGCGGAAACTTCTTACTCCGCAGCAGTACAACATTTTGCGACAAAAGGGGACAGAACGACCACATACGGGCATTTATGATCAGTTTTTTGTAAAGGGGAGTTACTTTTGCGCTGCCTGTGGTCTTGAATTGTTTGAATCGGGGTCGAAATTTGATGCTGGTTGTGGTTGGCCAAGCTTTAGTTCACCTGCCGAAAATGCACATATTCAGGAAAATAGCGATAGAAGTTTTGGTATGGTAAGGACGGAAGTGGTATGTTCCAGATGTGGTGGGCATTTGGGCCATGTTTTCAATGATGGACCTCCACCAACAGGGCTCAGGTATTGTATTAATTCGGCTTCACTCGTATTTAAAAGTACAGAGCAACTGGAGAGTGAGAAAAGTAAATCAGATTCTATTTCAGGCCAGGTTTCTGACGAATAA
- a CDS encoding DUF456 domain-containing protein yields the protein MEWVWITLGVLLTISGIVGCILPFIPGPPLSYAALLVLLLVDKDIFGSSFLLIWLIVTIAVTLLDYYVPVWGTKKFGGSSKGVWGA from the coding sequence ATGGAATGGGTATGGATTACGTTAGGGGTTTTGCTAACAATCAGCGGGATTGTTGGGTGCATTCTGCCTTTCATCCCGGGTCCGCCCTTGAGTTATGCAGCATTATTGGTTTTATTGTTAGTTGACAAAGATATTTTTGGGTCTTCATTTCTTTTAATCTGGTTAATTGTTACCATTGCAGTTACATTACTTGATTATTATGTGCCTGTTTGGGGAACCAAAAAATTTGGTGGAAGCAGTAAAGGGGTATGGGGAGCA
- a CDS encoding serine hydrolase, translated as MKTAAGYIFSFLLIFIPTWGLKAQNSIQAQNLDIYFTKSIEKWQVPGMAVAILKNDTLQLLKGYGVKEIGKPGKIDENTLFAVASNTKSFTATAMAMLVDEGKLSWDDKVVKFLPWFRLYDPYVSLNMTIRDLLSHRSGLQTFSGDLIWYGSTYSRDEIIERASKLKPVYGFRTNYGYSNIMYLTAGQIIAKVSGMSWDEFIKERILIPLGMKNTNTSVTELNLKGNTSIPHNDVNDSIIAIKYLNWDNIGPAGSINSSASDMIKWLQFQLHKGKLESKELVSEKSLRELWTPQTIQKVSPFSEKLWPTTHFKSYGMGWGLMDYHGKKIISHSGGYDGMISFSAFVPEANLAFVILTNKNSSLYYPLSYKILDTYLSSDTTDWSTIIFDMMEKNKATELEAAKAENLQRLKNTSPTLPLDSYTGSYVSEIYGEVKVELRDSELFMSFTPTPMFHSSMEHWQYNTFSIKFPEVPSLPEGKATFILGPESEVEKLFIDVPNPDFDFTELDFIRQKPGLK; from the coding sequence ATGAAAACAGCAGCTGGATACATTTTTTCTTTTCTCCTCATTTTCATCCCGACTTGGGGTCTGAAAGCACAAAATAGCATTCAAGCCCAAAATCTGGATATTTATTTTACTAAATCAATAGAAAAGTGGCAAGTACCTGGAATGGCCGTGGCTATTCTAAAAAATGACACTCTTCAATTACTTAAGGGGTATGGAGTAAAGGAAATAGGAAAACCAGGCAAAATAGACGAAAATACCCTCTTTGCTGTCGCTTCAAATACCAAATCATTTACAGCAACAGCAATGGCCATGCTGGTTGACGAAGGGAAACTAAGCTGGGACGACAAAGTTGTAAAATTCTTACCCTGGTTCAGATTATATGACCCTTATGTTTCATTAAATATGACTATCCGGGATCTTTTATCTCATCGTTCAGGATTACAAACTTTTAGCGGAGATTTAATTTGGTATGGTAGTACGTATTCGAGAGATGAAATAATCGAAAGAGCATCCAAACTAAAACCAGTTTATGGTTTCAGAACAAATTACGGCTACTCAAATATCATGTATCTTACTGCTGGTCAAATCATTGCTAAAGTAAGCGGAATGTCTTGGGATGAATTTATAAAAGAACGTATTTTGATACCACTGGGTATGAAAAATACCAATACCAGTGTTACAGAGTTAAATCTGAAAGGCAACACTTCCATTCCGCATAATGATGTTAATGATAGCATTATTGCCATTAAATATCTTAATTGGGACAATATCGGACCTGCAGGATCAATAAACAGCTCTGCATCTGATATGATTAAATGGCTTCAGTTTCAATTACATAAAGGAAAGCTTGAAAGTAAAGAACTTGTGAGTGAAAAATCACTGCGCGAACTATGGACACCTCAAACCATTCAGAAAGTTTCACCATTTTCGGAAAAATTATGGCCTACAACGCATTTTAAGAGTTATGGCATGGGCTGGGGATTGATGGATTATCATGGAAAAAAAATTATTTCTCATTCAGGAGGTTATGATGGCATGATTTCATTCTCTGCTTTTGTTCCTGAAGCCAATCTGGCATTTGTTATTTTGACAAATAAAAATTCAAGTCTCTATTATCCCCTTTCATATAAAATTCTGGACACTTATCTGTCCAGTGATACAACTGATTGGAGCACCATCATTTTTGACATGATGGAGAAAAACAAAGCTACTGAACTTGAAGCTGCTAAAGCAGAAAACCTGCAACGACTAAAAAATACCAGCCCGACTCTTCCATTGGATAGTTACACCGGTTCGTATGTGAGTGAAATTTATGGTGAAGTTAAAGTCGAACTTCGGGATTCAGAACTGTTTATGAGTTTTACTCCCACTCCTATGTTCCATAGCTCAATGGAACACTGGCAATACAACACTTTCAGTATAAAATTTCCAGAGGTGCCTTCTCTTCCGGAAGGTAAAGCCACCTTTATACTCGGTCCTGAATCAGAAGTTGAAAAGTTGTTTATCGACGTCCCAAACCCTGATTTTGATTTCACAGAATTAGATTTTATTCGTCAGAAACCTGGCCTGAAATAG